The proteins below come from a single Rhodohalobacter sp. SW132 genomic window:
- a CDS encoding class I SAM-dependent methyltransferase: MEPQLQRRVQRYGWDKAAKFYDDSWKAQLKPAQDKLLEIADLQLGEKVLETSCGTGLVTLRAARQVANGGKVIATDLSEKMIDEARKLTNGNSSSNIQFQRMDAEQLDFEDNQFDAAICSLGLMYFPFPAKALKEMHRVLKPGGRAVVAIWGERKNCGWAELFPIVDKRVASDVCPMFFQQGTGDTLRNSLQSAGFEKIEVERMSVTLDYPNDKVALMAAFDGGAVALAYQKFDDQIKAEIHQEYLDSIEPFRVGSGYEVPGEFVVAYAKKPAS; encoded by the coding sequence ATGGAACCACAATTACAGCGACGCGTTCAACGATACGGCTGGGACAAAGCCGCGAAATTTTATGACGATTCTTGGAAAGCTCAGCTAAAGCCGGCACAAGATAAGCTGCTTGAAATAGCTGACCTGCAACTAGGAGAAAAGGTGTTGGAAACCTCCTGCGGAACGGGACTGGTTACCCTTCGCGCTGCTCGTCAGGTTGCCAATGGAGGCAAAGTGATCGCAACCGATCTTTCCGAAAAGATGATCGATGAGGCGAGGAAGCTGACCAATGGGAATTCATCATCAAATATTCAATTTCAGCGAATGGATGCCGAACAGCTCGATTTCGAAGATAACCAGTTCGATGCGGCCATTTGCAGCCTCGGTTTGATGTATTTTCCGTTTCCCGCAAAGGCCTTAAAAGAGATGCATCGAGTATTAAAACCTGGAGGAAGGGCAGTTGTGGCTATCTGGGGTGAACGGAAAAATTGCGGCTGGGCAGAACTATTCCCGATTGTGGATAAGCGCGTTGCCTCGGATGTCTGCCCGATGTTCTTCCAACAGGGGACCGGTGATACACTCCGAAACTCATTACAATCGGCCGGTTTTGAGAAAATTGAAGTTGAACGGATGAGCGTCACCCTTGACTATCCAAATGATAAAGTAGCCCTGATGGCGGCGTTTGATGGGGGAGCGGTTGCCCTGGCCTACCAGAAGTTCGATGATCAAATCAAAGCGGAAATTCACCAGGAGTACCTCGATTCTATTGAACCGTTCCGGGTTGGAAGCGGATATGAGGTTCCCGGAGAGTTTGTGGTTGCATATGCAAAAAAACCGGCTTCTTGA
- a CDS encoding OsmC family protein — MADTKTIKNAFERNVKLLNLKPEKGQYTTSTKIRLTNGTSCEVEHKHWKFTADVGKQQGGNDEGPGPGIFYRASLGSCLAIGYAIWAAQMDIRIDHLEVDVEADVDARGNFGIDNAEPGYTEMRYTVTIESPASEDDIHEMIKTADDHSPILANFRKPMKIEREVKIAKRERSKGKRQKIS; from the coding sequence ATGGCAGATACAAAAACCATCAAAAACGCCTTTGAACGCAATGTTAAACTACTGAACCTGAAACCTGAAAAAGGTCAGTACACAACATCAACGAAGATTCGGCTCACAAACGGCACGTCATGCGAAGTGGAACACAAACACTGGAAATTTACTGCCGATGTTGGCAAACAGCAGGGCGGGAATGATGAAGGTCCCGGGCCGGGTATATTCTACAGAGCATCCCTTGGAAGTTGTCTCGCTATTGGATACGCAATCTGGGCGGCACAGATGGATATACGGATCGATCATTTGGAGGTGGATGTGGAAGCCGATGTGGATGCACGGGGTAACTTTGGAATCGATAACGCTGAACCGGGATATACAGAGATGAGATATACCGTTACGATCGAAAGTCCGGCTTCGGAAGATGACATTCATGAAATGATTAAAACGGCAGATGATCACAGCCCGATCCTGGCCAATTTCAGGAAGCCTATGAAAATTGAACGGGAAGTAAAAATAGCGAAAAGGGAAAGGTCAAAAGGGAAAAGGCAAAAAATTTCGTAG
- a CDS encoding class I SAM-dependent methyltransferase has protein sequence MQTTEIDSWQIAGDSPAAYEEYLVPGFFKPWAEKLVTLSSPAPGSTILDVACGTGIVARTAAAKAGNDTGVTGLDINPQMLNKASEMAEKEGLEIEWKQGDAGQLPFENNRFDHLFCQQAMQFFPEPQQVLLEMQRVLKPRGTLALNILRSIHFNPAYKILADELEEHAGETAGTMMRSPFPDWNQKTIRNMVSEAGFVDLQIHLDIISMLYPSPEEFLRREAASSPLAEEIETMDSERRKKLVTDLNRSLESYTDDQGVVFPMETFMIIAHK, from the coding sequence ATGCAAACTACAGAAATAGATTCTTGGCAAATAGCCGGTGACAGTCCGGCCGCTTACGAAGAATATCTTGTGCCCGGTTTCTTTAAACCGTGGGCTGAAAAACTTGTGACCCTTTCATCACCCGCACCCGGCAGCACCATCCTGGATGTCGCCTGCGGAACGGGAATTGTTGCCCGAACAGCGGCTGCAAAAGCCGGGAATGATACCGGGGTAACCGGACTCGACATCAACCCTCAGATGCTCAACAAAGCTTCCGAAATGGCGGAGAAGGAAGGTTTGGAGATCGAATGGAAACAGGGTGATGCTGGCCAACTTCCGTTTGAGAATAATCGTTTCGACCACCTGTTCTGCCAGCAGGCGATGCAGTTTTTTCCGGAACCACAACAAGTATTATTGGAGATGCAAAGGGTTCTCAAACCAAGAGGAACGTTAGCGCTCAACATCCTGCGATCCATTCATTTCAATCCGGCTTACAAAATCCTGGCTGATGAACTGGAAGAACATGCCGGAGAAACAGCCGGAACCATGATGCGATCGCCGTTCCCTGACTGGAATCAAAAAACAATACGAAACATGGTATCAGAAGCAGGATTTGTGGACTTACAAATCCATCTTGACATCATCTCCATGCTATATCCGTCACCCGAAGAGTTTTTGAGACGCGAAGCCGCCAGCTCACCACTCGCCGAGGAAATCGAAACGATGGATTCGGAGAGGCGAAAGAAGCTGGTTACTGATTTGAACAGATCACTCGAGTCCTATACAGACGACCAGGGAGTGGTTTTTCCGATGGAGACTTTCATGATTATTGCTCATAAATAA
- a CDS encoding N-acetyltransferase, which produces MKEQLIEQELSSSEIKKVNAKDRTRAIETIVLAFSSDPQLRFLYPDPLQYQTYAFDFFKAFGGNAFEQNSAHQAGGYSGVALWLPPDFHPNEEDLVNLIHKSADESKIQTVMAVLEQMERYQPDEPHWHLPLIGTDPAKQGQGYGTALLQYGLELIDQQGSIAYLENTNPKNKPLYERHGFKVLGVIQVDDSPPLFPMIRYPM; this is translated from the coding sequence ATGAAAGAACAACTGATAGAACAAGAGCTGAGCAGTTCAGAAATCAAGAAAGTGAATGCCAAAGACCGTACCAGGGCGATTGAAACGATTGTTTTGGCATTTTCCTCTGATCCGCAACTGCGATTCCTGTATCCCGATCCACTACAGTATCAAACCTACGCTTTTGATTTTTTTAAAGCTTTTGGCGGTAATGCATTTGAACAAAATTCTGCCCACCAGGCTGGCGGTTATTCGGGAGTCGCTCTGTGGCTGCCTCCTGATTTCCATCCCAATGAAGAAGACCTGGTGAACCTGATCCATAAAAGTGCTGATGAATCAAAAATCCAAACCGTAATGGCTGTACTTGAGCAGATGGAGCGTTATCAGCCTGATGAGCCGCACTGGCATCTGCCGTTGATTGGTACAGACCCCGCAAAACAGGGCCAAGGATATGGAACAGCACTGCTTCAATACGGCCTTGAACTCATCGACCAGCAGGGAAGCATCGCCTATCTCGAGAATACGAATCCTAAGAACAAACCTCTTTATGAACGTCACGGATTTAAAGTGCTCGGCGTTATACAGGTCGATGACTCACCGCCGCTTTTCCCGATGATACGCTATCCAATGTAG